From the genome of Meiothermus sp. CFH 77666:
GCAGTGCCCCTGTGAGGCCGATACCGAAGCCTGGCTCGAGGCCCTGGACCGAAGCCGGCTGGAGGTATCCCTGTGGTGGAACCCCGAGTGGGATTATCTGGGCGAGAACAGCCCCTTCCTGCCTCAGGAGCGGCTGCGGGCCTGGTTGCTGGAGCCCCGCAAGCTGCTGGTTGGGATGGCATATAACTGGAATGAGCAGCTTCGTTTGGCGGTAGACCTGTCCAGAGCACCGGTGGAGGCCATCCGGTTTTATGTGCGGTATCAGTGGCGGTAGGGCTGGTAGCCGGCGCGTACAAAATACAGGCCCTGGGCTGGGGCAGTAGCCCCGGCATCCTTGCGGGTGCCGTGCTGTAGCAGATGGGCAATGCTGCTCGAGTCCCGCTTGCCCAGCCCTACCTCCACCAGCGTGCCCACCATGCTGCGTACCTGCCCTCGTAGAAAGCCCGAACCCACGAACTCGAGCCAGATCTCCCGCCCGCCTTCGGTGGGCCAGACTTCCAGGTGAGCCCGGTAGATTTCCCGCACGGTGGTTCGCTCTTCCTTGATGGCAAAGGCACGGAAGTCGTGGGTGCCTAAAAGGGCTTCCAACGCATGGCGCATGGGAATGAGATTTAGCGACTGGGGTATCCACCAGACCCGGTGGCGCTCGAGGGCCGGAGGCATTCTGCGCTGAAGGATGCGGTAGCGGTACTCCCGCCAGTGGCAGCTCTTGCGGGCGTGGAAATCCAGGGAGACCTCCTCGGCCCGCAAGGCCCGGATGTCCGGGGGCAGGAGGCTATTCAGCGCGTAGGGGATTTTTTCGGTAGGGATGCGATCGCGGGTGTCGTAATGCACCGGCATGGCCAGCGCATGCACTCCAGCATCGGTGCGGCCACAGGGCCAGATTTTCGGCCTGGCGCCGGGAATTTTGCCCAGGGCGGCCTCGAGCACCTGCTGAACCGTACGCTCACCTTGTGCCTGGGTCTGCAACCCCGCAAAATGGGTGCCGTCGTACTCGAGGGTGAGCAAGATGCGCCTCAGACATGAGTTTTCCAATATCGCCCGATCTTCCAAAGCGAGTGTCATTTTAACCGCAGGCCGTCTGGAGACAAGCCATCACCTGCAACATGCCCGCAAGCGCTCACGAAGTGTATCCGTTGGTTTTTGGGGCTATAGACCATTGACCATGAACCATAGACCCTTCATTCACCTTCCCCGCCCCACCACCACCGCCCTGGCCCGCACCAGCACCCGCACCCTGTCGCCGGGGCGGAAGGGGCTTTCCGGGCTTTCCTGCACGATGAGTTCGCGGTTGCCAAGCTGAATGCGGTAGGTCATGTCGTGGCCCTTGAACTCGCGGGCCAGAACGGTGCCCTCGAGCTGCTTCCCCGAGAGGCCCAGGTGTCCTAAAGGAGCAGCCAGACTCAACCCTTCAGGGCGCAGGGAGAGCAGTACGGCACCATGGGCTTCCTCCGCGAGCACAATGTGCCCCAGGGGGGTGTCGGCCTCGAGGCCCCGGGCTTCGCCAGGTATCAGGTTGGTACGCCCCAAAAACTGGGCCACAAAAGGAGTACGCGGGTGGTGGTAGACCTCCTCCGGCGTGCCGGTCTGCTCGAGCTGCCCGGCCCGCATGACGGCCAGCCGGTCAGCAACCGAGAGGGCCTCTTCCTGGTCGTGCGTGACCAGGATGGCCCCAATCCCCGACTGCTTCAAAAGCGAGCGCACCTCGTCGCGGGTGGACTGGCGGAGGGCGGCATCCAGGCTGCTGAAAGGCTCGTCCAGCAGCACCAGCTTGGGGCCGGGGGCGATGGCCCGGGCCAGGGCCACCCGCTGTTGCTGTCCACCCGAAAGCTCGCCGGGTTTGCGGTCTTTGAACACCGTCAGGCCCACCAACCCCAGCACCTCGAGCACCCGTTCCTGCCGCGCCTTGCCTCGCAGGTGGCGCAGGCCAAAGGCCACGTTTTCGAGCACGCTCAGGTGGGGAAACAGGGCGTAGTCCTGGAAAACGAAGCCAATGCCCCGCTCTTCGGGGGGGCGCTGGCTGATTTCTTGCCCGTCCAGCCAGATCTGGCCGCTATCGGCCTGCTCGAAGCCGGCAACCAGGCGCAGGGTGGTGGTTTTGCCACAGCCAGAGGGCCCCAGCAAGGCAAAAATTTCGCCCTGACCCACCTCGAAACTGACCTCCTGCACCACCGGTGGAAAGCCGGGGTGGAAGCGTTTGCAGAGGCCCTGCACCCGCAGAATGGGGGGGGCGACCGGGTTCGAGACGGGGGGTTGGGTGCTTTGGGTTTTCATCGTCGTTCCTGGGTGAGTAAGAGGCCCACCAGGCCAGCCGAAAAGAGCACGATCAGGAGGGCAAAGGGGGCCGCTTCGGCAAACATGGCTTCGGAGGTGTAGCCCCAGATCCGTGTCGAAAGAGTAGAGTAACCTACCGGAGCCAGCAGGAAGGTGAGGGGTAGTTCCTTTACTGCCGACAAGAACACCAGGGCCATGCTGGCCAGCACCCCGCGCCGGAGCAGGGGAAAGGTGGCCCGGAGAAAAGCCTGCAAGGGCTTGTAGCCCAGGCTGCGGGCGGCCTCCTCGAGGCGCGGCGGGGCCTGGTAGAGCGCGCTGCGAATGGGGCCAATGGCCTCGGCCAGAAAATGCAGGGCCAGCGCTAGCACCAGCAGGGTCAGGGTCTGGTAGAGGAAGGGCACCCCCCGCAGGCTGAAGAAAATCAGGGCCAGCGCAAAGGCCAGCGGAGGGGTGGCGTAGCCGATGTAGGCGGTTCGCTCGAGCAGCCTCGAGAGCCGGCTGGGGTAGCGCACTCCCAGGTAGGCCAGCGGCAGGGCCAGCAAGGCCGCTACCAGGGCTGCCGGGGCAGCGGCCTGTACCGAGTTGCGAAGGGCTTCCAGGATGCCCGGCAGCCCGTTTACGTAATCGTTGGGGAACTGCACCGTCCAGTACACAATGGAGGTCAGCGGTACCACCAGCGCTCCCACGAGAGGCACCCCCATCAGCGCCAGTGAGGGGAGCCGCCACCTTCCCAGCGGGATGGGGTTCTGCCGCCTTGCACTGCCCAGCCCCACCCGGCTCAAGGAGAGGTTTTTCAGTAATCGGGCCTCGAGCCAGAGCAGGCTTCCCGTGAGCAGGATGAGCATCAGCGAGAGCCAGGCCGCATACACCCGGTCGAAGGAGGCCGAGTATTGCAGATAAATGGCGTAGCTAAAGGTCTCAAAGCGCACCAGGCTGACCACCCCAAAGTCCCCCAGCACGTGCAGGCCAATCAGCAGCCAGCCTGCATAGAGCGCAGGCCTTAGCTGTGGCAGTACCACCCGCCAGAAGATCTCGAAGTTTCGGTAGCCCAGGCTCCGCGCCGACTCCTCGAGGCCCGAGTCCAGCCCCAGGAGGGCCGCCCGCAGGTTCAAAAACAGGTACGGATAGGTAAAAAGGGTCAAGATCCCCAAAGCCCCCAGGTAGCCCGTAGGCCGGGGCCAGGGAAAGCCCAGCAGGTCTTCCAGCCAGCCGTTGGCCCCCGTAGCGCCAAAAAAACCAAAGACCCCCACGTACCCCGGCACTGCCAGCGGCAGCACCAGCAGCACCGTCCAGAGGCGCTTACCGCGCAAATCACTCCGGCTCGTAATCCAGGCCAGCGGCAGGGCCAGCAGGGTGGTCAGGACTATGACCCCCAGCAGGAGGGCTACTGTGTTTGCCAGCAGCCGCAGGTTGCGTTCCCGCAGGACAATTTCCAAAAGTTGCTGAGGTTCGGCCTGGGCGGCCCTCAGTACCAGGTATAAAAGCGGCAAAACCACCGCCAGACCCACCAGGAAGGCCACGGCCAGAAGTGATTTCGGAACGGGTCGGCTCAGGCTAGAAATCATCGCAAAGTGCCCTTTGTTAGATTTTCCCCTTTCCAAGGCCCTACAGGAAGCGTTTTGGGCACTGAGAAGATCTCAGGAGACGTTGCGCCAGGGCATAACACAAGCTTCCCTAGGGCGCTGCCGGGCCAGGAACCATGAGAGGCTAAACGGGGCTTTTTGGACGGCAGCCAGGCGAAATGTAGCTGTGTTCCGCGCCCCAACCCAAAACTAACAAGCTATAGAAAATAAATCAAGTATGTTTGTCGGGATTTACGAGTATTGATAACGAGAACTATTATCGAGCTGCCAGGGTAGGGCGGGCCAGGCGTTTTAGCAGCCAGTCTGCTACTTCAGGATAGGCTGCGTCCAGCATGAGGTAGTGTCCGCTCTCGAACTCTTCAGCCGGGCTGTTCCAGGCCACCCCCCAGGCCCGCACCCGGGGCGGTGGAATCACGTTATCGTAGCGGGCCAGGGCCAGGTGCAGGGGAATCTGCAACTTTACCAGCTCCACGTTGTTGCGTACCAGCAGGGCCTGACGTTCGGGCAGAAAGCCATCGTCGGCCAGCAGGCCGGGCTTCTCTACCGAGTAGGGCTTGGCGGCGTGGGCCTCGAGGTAGCGCTGCATCTGGGAACGGGCCAGAAACATGCCCTTGAAGCTATCGCCGGCCCGTCCGGCCTCGAGCACCCGCCGCACGATGGGCCGGATGACGTTGGGATAAAAAAACCGTTGGGCGGGGGTATAGGCCAGCGGCAAGACCGGAGCCAGCAGGGTGACGGAGGCCACGGCTTCAGGGTTGGCAAGGGCCGTGGCAATGGCTACCGGCCCGCCCCAGCTATGCCCGACCAGGTGAACCCGTTCCAGCCCTGGATTGCGCTGCCGGATGGCTCGCAGGACTGCTTCTGTATCGCGCGTATAGAGCTCGAGGTTGCCCTCCCGGGCCTCACCCGAATCGAAGTGGCCGCGCCACGAGAGCGCATAGACATCGAACTGCTGGCGCAGGCGGGGCAGCAAAGCCTCCCAGACCCAGGCCCCGCCCCCTGCACCATGCACCAGCAACAGGGCCTCGGGGCGGTTTGCTTCGGCGGCCCATACCCGGATTTCAATTCCGTCGGACTCCACCGCAAAGCCCTGATAGCGCTGGATGGGGGGGTAGCTGGGCAGTTGGGCCAGCCGGGCCTCTGCAGCCTGGCGGGCCTTGCCCGAGGGGCGCACCAATCCGGACTGCAGCCGGCTGATATCCCAGGCCAGATAGCTCCCCAGCCCAAACAGCACTATCAGACCTGCCAGCAAAAAGGCTCGCGCCGCGTTCCTGGGTTCAGCTGCCTGCATGTCTAGCAGACTACCAGCCCGGCGAAGAAGGGTGTGCTACTGGGGGTGCAATTCAGCAGGGCTTTTCTGCGCCCTTGCGGGCGTAGTAATACCAGTTGAGCCCAATGTTGAGGGCATAGAACACGGCTGCACCGTAGAAGAATCCGCTGGCCGAGCCCGTGCTGGCAATCACTGCGCCAATCAGCGAGGAAAACACAAACGGGCCATAGGCGGCGATGGCCGCCGTCCAGCCGATTACCCCGCCGGCCTTGCGTGGCTCAAAGATCATGGGCATCTGCTTGAAGGTGCTGGCGTTGCCAATGCCGGCAAAGAGAAAGACCAGCAGCATGAACAGCACAAACCAGGGAAACTGCTCCAGGGAGGTCGGGCGCAGGAAAAAGGTTACCCCAAGAGCTGAGAAGAGCAACCCAATACCGCTCACCTGCGTCCAGATGGCCCCGCCGTAGCGGTCGGTCAGGGGGCCCATCAGCACCCGGATCATAGAACCCACCAGTGGCCCCAGGAAGGCAAAGGCCAGGGGGTCAGGGGCCCCTTCAAACCTGCCGTACACGGTGCGAATCAGGAGCGGGAAGGTGGCCGAAAACCCCGAGAAGGAGCCGAAGGTCATGATGTAGAGACTGGTCATGAACCAGGTGTGCTTGTCGCCGAAGATGTCGAACTGCTCGCGGAAGTTGGCCCGCACCGGTACACTTTTGAGCCAGACCCAGGCCAGTAGCGCCCCCAATACCACCAGGGGCACGTACACCAGGGTGGCGTTTTGTAGCCAGATGGGCTTGCTGACCTCGCCTCGAGTGAAGGTCTGGGGGTCGCCCAGTAGCGAGCCCAGCAGGGCAAAGCCGATGATCCAGGGGGTCACGAACTGTACCACCGAGACCCCAAAGTTGCCCACCCCGGCCTGGATGCCCAGGGCGGTGCCCTGCAGCCTTTTGGGGAAGAAATAGCTGGTGCTGGGCATGAAGCCCGAAAAATTGCCCCCGCCAATGCCGGCCAGGAAGGCCAGAAGCATCAGGAGCCAGAAGGGGGTCGCGGTGTTTTGCACCGCCCAGGCCCAGCCGAGCAGGGGTACTAGCAGCAGCAAGGTTGAAAAGGTGACCAGGTGTCGCGTGCCCAGCATGGGGGGCAAAAACGTCCAGATAATGCGCAGGGTGCCCCCGGCCAGACCGGGCATGGCTGCCAGCCAGAAAAGCTGCGAGGTGCTGAGCTGAAAACCCACATTGGGCAGGCGTACCACCAGCGCACTCACCACAAACCAGGTGATGAAGGCCAGGGTCAGGTTGAAGGTGGTAATCCAGAGGGTGCGCCAGGCCAAAGATTTGCCCTGGATTTCCCAAAACTGGGGGTCTTCGGGCTCCCATCGGGCAAGCCAGGTAGAAGGAAAGGGTTTGGAAGGGTTCATAGACTCCTCTCGAGGCCCATCAGTTGGCTTGGGCATTCCGGTAAGGTTGCATCCAGGTGTTGCAACTGGTGGTCTTCCACTCGATATAAAAGGGGCACGACCGGTAACCCCAAGCGAACGCTTAGTTTGCGAGCCTGTCGCCGGGTAAAAAGCTCCACCTCGCCGATGGCCAGAGCGGCAATCTGGGCGCGGTAGTGCCGGATGTGATCTTCATCGGTGGGAAGGTGGTTCAGCACATAGGGGTCGGGGTACTGCATGGCGCAGTCGGTATGCCCGATCAGGGCGATGGCCTGAATCCCCATGCGGGCCACCGAAAAGGCCAGGTAGGGCTCCACCGGCTCGGGGTTGGCCCCACCGGTTCGCAGCACGAAGGCGAAGTTCTCTGGCATCCGCAGGTGGATGCGAAAATCCATGCAAGTGACCACGGCCAGTACCGGTTTGGCCAAGGGCGCAAAGGGTATGCCATGGTTGTGGCTTTGTAGCAGGGTTTGGATGGGCTCCGGTAGAAACATGAACTACCTCAGTGCCCCTCGGGATGATGCTCGAGCTTGCCCCTCAGATGGGGTGCGGCTTTGTTGAGCATGGCGATCACCGTGAGGTGCATCCAGATGGCGCTCACTGCGGTCAGCAGGAAAAGAATTGCAAAGGTCATCTGGGGCAGCCCCGTCCAGGACTGGGCGTAGGCAAAGAGGGGGGGCAGGAAGAAACCGCCCAGGGCCCCCAGCAGGCCCACCAGGCCGCCCACCGCGCCCACATCCTTGGGGAAGTACTCGGGGATGTGTTTGTACACGGCGGCCTTGCCGATGCCCATAGCCACCCCCACGATGAAGACCAGCAGCGTGAAGGGCCACACGGTCATGGTGTAGTGCATTACCTCGCGCATCCCGTCGGGCTCGAGGCGGCTCGGCAGGTATAGCACAATGTGCCCATCGGGCATGGACAGAAGCCAGGTGGCAAAGAGCATGGAGCCGAAGGTCCAGTACATCACCCGCCGGGCCCCGTAGCGGTCGGAGAAATAGCCCCCCACTGGGCGCAGCAGGCTGGCCGGGAAGATGAAGAGGGCGGTAAGGAGGGCCGCCTGGTACAGCGGCAGCCCAAACACATCCACGTAGTACTTGGGCAGCCAGGCCGAGAGGGCCACGTAGGCCCCGAAGACCACCACGTAGTAGAGGCTGAAGCGCCAGACCCGGATATTGCTCAAAGGGCGTAGCATCTCCAGGAAGGGCCGCCCCTGCCCCGGCTTGCGGTCTATACGGGGGGTGAAGAGCCACATAGCCAGGGCCATCAAGACCAGCAAGACGGCGTACAGGAACGGTACAAAGCGCCAGCCGCCCGGTACCAGGCCGCCCAGGTAGCCTGCTGCCGGCACCGAGGCAATGATGACCGGCCCGATGAACTTGGTCACGCTGGCCCCCACATTGCCCGCCCCGAACATGCCCAGCGCAAAGCCCTGCTGCTCGCGGGGGAACCAGGCGGCGTTCCAGGCGATGCCCACACTGAAGGCGTTGCCCGCAAAGCCTACCAGAAAGGCGTACAGGAGCAGTGCCTGGTAGCTGGTGGCTTGGGAAACCAGGTAAGCCGGGATGGCGGTGAAGAGGAGCATGGCCGTGAAGACCACCTTGCCCCCATAGCGGTCGGTCAGGATGCCGGCCAGAAGCCGCCAGATGGAGCCGTTCAGGATGGCTACCGCCGAGAGCCAGCTTAGCTGTACGTCGGTCAGGCCGAACTCCTTGCGGATGGGGATGCCCAGTACCCCGAACATCAGCCAGACCGCGAACATCAGTGTGAAGCCCAAGGTGGAAAGGGTGAGCACCTCCAAACGCGCTTTGCGCTCGGAGGCGTTTGGCGTGGCGCTAGTCTGAACCATAAGCGCCTCCTTTGTCTTGCAAGACGGCCTGGGGTTTGGCTGAAGCGGTGGTCGGGTACGGTTGGGCAACGGGTGGAATCGGTTGCAAACGGCGGGGCTTGCGTACCCAGATTACGAGCTGCCAGGGCCGCCACAGGTAGCCCAGCGGTACGGTGATGATGTGGATCAGCCGGGTGAAGGGAAAGACCGCCAGCAGCACCCAGAAGTTGAAGACGTGCAGTTGAATCCAGAAGGGGAGATCGGCGACCAGCTCGGGGCGGGGGCGCAGGGTGAAAATGGACCAGAGGTAGGGGGTGAAGACCGAAGGAAACCAGAAAGAGCCGTAGCGGTACATCACGGCGGTCAGGATGCCGGTGAGGATCGAGACCAGGAGGAGCAGCAGCACGATCACATCGGTGGGCCGGGTTACGGCCAGGATGCGCCGATTGGAAAGGCGGCGGTAGAGCAGCACCAACAGCCCCCCCAGGGTCCAGAGGGCCAGGGCCAGGCCGGTAATCTCGAGCACAAACAGCCGCATCGGCACCGCGTTCCACAGCAAGAGCCCCTGGGGCAGCAAGAGTGCCAGCAGGTGCCCCAATAGGATGAACAGCACGCCCCAGTGAAAGGGCACCGAGCCAAAGTAGAGCAGCTTGCGCTCTAAGAGCTGGCTGGACAAGCTAGAAACGCTAAAGGGTTTGCCCCGCATCCGCTGAAAGCTGACGATGATCAGAAGGGCCAGGGCCACATAAGGAAACACCTGAAACAAGAGGATATTCCAGTTCATTCGTTACCTCCCTTCCAGAACGGGAGATTGCGCACCAAGGAGCCCATCACGATGGGAAGCTGAGAGGATTGCTCGGGCATTGCAGCCTGCTGGGTATAGGGTTTGACCGCCTCGAGCGTCGCCTCCAACAGCATCAAGTAAGGGTTCTTCGGCTCGAGGGTCTTGAGCGTGTGGACGATCTGGTGTAGGGCCGGCCCCAGGAGTTGCAAAAGCTCGGGTAGGGGGGGGTCGGCCACGGCCAGGTAGCGCAGCACCGGGATCAGGTGGTCAGGTATCTCGCCTGCGGTGTCTATGCCCAATTCCAGGTACGCCGCGTTGAGCTCGGCCATCAGGCGCCCGCGCCGGTAGTCCTCGCCATAGACCGCGTAGCCGATGTAGGGCGCGGTGAGGGGGGTGAGCTCGAGGGTGCGGGTATAAAGCTCCTCCCGCTCAGAAAGCCTCAGTTCGGAGATGACTCTTAAGAAGCGCTCGAGTAGATCTTTGGCTCGAGCCTTCGGCAAAGCGTTGACCCGCTCCCAGAGCGCTTTTGTGGAGCCAGCAGTGGGGTATTGATAAGCGAGCGCCAGGGTTTGCAGCAGTCCTTTCACGGTTAATCCCCCCTCACGGGCAACTCGATAAACCCGACCCCCGTCTCCCCCTTTTGGGCCAGGGGGTCGTTCCAGACTTCTGTGGCCATC
Proteins encoded in this window:
- a CDS encoding MFS transporter is translated as MVQTSATPNASERKARLEVLTLSTLGFTLMFAVWLMFGVLGIPIRKEFGLTDVQLSWLSAVAILNGSIWRLLAGILTDRYGGKVVFTAMLLFTAIPAYLVSQATSYQALLLYAFLVGFAGNAFSVGIAWNAAWFPREQQGFALGMFGAGNVGASVTKFIGPVIIASVPAAGYLGGLVPGGWRFVPFLYAVLLVLMALAMWLFTPRIDRKPGQGRPFLEMLRPLSNIRVWRFSLYYVVVFGAYVALSAWLPKYYVDVFGLPLYQAALLTALFIFPASLLRPVGGYFSDRYGARRVMYWTFGSMLFATWLLSMPDGHIVLYLPSRLEPDGMREVMHYTMTVWPFTLLVFIVGVAMGIGKAAVYKHIPEYFPKDVGAVGGLVGLLGALGGFFLPPLFAYAQSWTGLPQMTFAILFLLTAVSAIWMHLTVIAMLNKAAPHLRGKLEHHPEGH
- a CDS encoding carbonic anhydrase, with amino-acid sequence MFLPEPIQTLLQSHNHGIPFAPLAKPVLAVVTCMDFRIHLRMPENFAFVLRTGGANPEPVEPYLAFSVARMGIQAIALIGHTDCAMQYPDPYVLNHLPTDEDHIRHYRAQIAALAIGEVELFTRRQARKLSVRLGLPVVPLLYRVEDHQLQHLDATLPECPSQLMGLERSL
- a CDS encoding ABC transporter ATP-binding protein, whose protein sequence is MKTQSTQPPVSNPVAPPILRVQGLCKRFHPGFPPVVQEVSFEVGQGEIFALLGPSGCGKTTTLRLVAGFEQADSGQIWLDGQEISQRPPEERGIGFVFQDYALFPHLSVLENVAFGLRHLRGKARQERVLEVLGLVGLTVFKDRKPGELSGGQQQRVALARAIAPGPKLVLLDEPFSSLDAALRQSTRDEVRSLLKQSGIGAILVTHDQEEALSVADRLAVMRAGQLEQTGTPEEVYHHPRTPFVAQFLGRTNLIPGEARGLEADTPLGHIVLAEEAHGAVLLSLRPEGLSLAAPLGHLGLSGKQLEGTVLAREFKGHDMTYRIQLGNRELIVQESPESPFRPGDRVRVLVRARAVVVGRGR
- the truA gene encoding tRNA pseudouridine(38-40) synthase TruA, which produces MRRILLTLEYDGTHFAGLQTQAQGERTVQQVLEAALGKIPGARPKIWPCGRTDAGVHALAMPVHYDTRDRIPTEKIPYALNSLLPPDIRALRAEEVSLDFHARKSCHWREYRYRILQRRMPPALERHRVWWIPQSLNLIPMRHALEALLGTHDFRAFAIKEERTTVREIYRAHLEVWPTEGGREIWLEFVGSGFLRGQVRSMVGTLVEVGLGKRDSSSIAHLLQHGTRKDAGATAPAQGLYFVRAGYQPYRH
- a CDS encoding nitrate reductase yields the protein MKGLLQTLALAYQYPTAGSTKALWERVNALPKARAKDLLERFLRVISELRLSEREELYTRTLELTPLTAPYIGYAVYGEDYRRGRLMAELNAAYLELGIDTAGEIPDHLIPVLRYLAVADPPLPELLQLLGPALHQIVHTLKTLEPKNPYLMLLEATLEAVKPYTQQAAMPEQSSQLPIVMGSLVRNLPFWKGGNE
- a CDS encoding iron ABC transporter permease; this encodes MISSLSRPVPKSLLAVAFLVGLAVVLPLLYLVLRAAQAEPQQLLEIVLRERNLRLLANTVALLLGVIVLTTLLALPLAWITSRSDLRGKRLWTVLLVLPLAVPGYVGVFGFFGATGANGWLEDLLGFPWPRPTGYLGALGILTLFTYPYLFLNLRAALLGLDSGLEESARSLGYRNFEIFWRVVLPQLRPALYAGWLLIGLHVLGDFGVVSLVRFETFSYAIYLQYSASFDRVYAAWLSLMLILLTGSLLWLEARLLKNLSLSRVGLGSARRQNPIPLGRWRLPSLALMGVPLVGALVVPLTSIVYWTVQFPNDYVNGLPGILEALRNSVQAAAPAALVAALLALPLAYLGVRYPSRLSRLLERTAYIGYATPPLAFALALIFFSLRGVPFLYQTLTLLVLALALHFLAEAIGPIRSALYQAPPRLEEAARSLGYKPLQAFLRATFPLLRRGVLASMALVFLSAVKELPLTFLLAPVGYSTLSTRIWGYTSEAMFAEAAPFALLIVLFSAGLVGLLLTQERR
- a CDS encoding alpha/beta fold hydrolase, with the translated sequence MQAAEPRNAARAFLLAGLIVLFGLGSYLAWDISRLQSGLVRPSGKARQAAEARLAQLPSYPPIQRYQGFAVESDGIEIRVWAAEANRPEALLLVHGAGGGAWVWEALLPRLRQQFDVYALSWRGHFDSGEAREGNLELYTRDTEAVLRAIRQRNPGLERVHLVGHSWGGPVAIATALANPEAVASVTLLAPVLPLAYTPAQRFFYPNVIRPIVRRVLEAGRAGDSFKGMFLARSQMQRYLEAHAAKPYSVEKPGLLADDGFLPERQALLVRNNVELVKLQIPLHLALARYDNVIPPPRVRAWGVAWNSPAEEFESGHYLMLDAAYPEVADWLLKRLARPTLAAR
- the narI gene encoding respiratory nitrate reductase subunit gamma, with amino-acid sequence MNWNILLFQVFPYVALALLIIVSFQRMRGKPFSVSSLSSQLLERKLLYFGSVPFHWGVLFILLGHLLALLLPQGLLLWNAVPMRLFVLEITGLALALWTLGGLLVLLYRRLSNRRILAVTRPTDVIVLLLLLVSILTGILTAVMYRYGSFWFPSVFTPYLWSIFTLRPRPELVADLPFWIQLHVFNFWVLLAVFPFTRLIHIITVPLGYLWRPWQLVIWVRKPRRLQPIPPVAQPYPTTASAKPQAVLQDKGGAYGSD
- a CDS encoding nitrate/nitrite transporter, which encodes MNPSKPFPSTWLARWEPEDPQFWEIQGKSLAWRTLWITTFNLTLAFITWFVVSALVVRLPNVGFQLSTSQLFWLAAMPGLAGGTLRIIWTFLPPMLGTRHLVTFSTLLLLVPLLGWAWAVQNTATPFWLLMLLAFLAGIGGGNFSGFMPSTSYFFPKRLQGTALGIQAGVGNFGVSVVQFVTPWIIGFALLGSLLGDPQTFTRGEVSKPIWLQNATLVYVPLVVLGALLAWVWLKSVPVRANFREQFDIFGDKHTWFMTSLYIMTFGSFSGFSATFPLLIRTVYGRFEGAPDPLAFAFLGPLVGSMIRVLMGPLTDRYGGAIWTQVSGIGLLFSALGVTFFLRPTSLEQFPWFVLFMLLVFLFAGIGNASTFKQMPMIFEPRKAGGVIGWTAAIAAYGPFVFSSLIGAVIASTGSASGFFYGAAVFYALNIGLNWYYYARKGAEKPC